Below is a window of Neofelis nebulosa isolate mNeoNeb1 chromosome 8, mNeoNeb1.pri, whole genome shotgun sequence DNA.
CCTCTGGTTTGTCTTCTTTCTGTTCTGAGGGAGTTTCTGGGAGGGAATTGCTACCGGCTCAGGTGCTCACGCATCTCATTCCTGGTAACTGGAATGTTCTTGTAGACTATTTCATGCCTTTCCTGCTGCAGCAGGAGCCTTTGCCTTTGCCTGGCTGCCTTCTGGTGCTGCATGAGCCCCTGCCCGGCTCCTTCTTCCAGTCTGGACTTGAGGATACGGGTAGTGGCAATGGCACAGCAGTAACTGAGTTTGTTTTGCTGGGGTTCTCGGGTTTTGGTCCCCTTCGGGGTCCTCTGTTTTGGGGGGTGCTTTGCATCTACCTGGTCACCTTGCTGGGCAACTCCCTCATCATCCTCCTCACGCTGGCAGACCCTGCCCTGCACTTgcccatgtatttcttccttcgCCACTTCTCCACAGTGGAAATCCTCTACACCACAACCGTCGTGCCTAGGATGCTGGCTGATCTCCTCGCCTCCTGCCCCACCATCTCACCTGCCAGCTGCTTCACCCAGCTGTATTTCTTTGCCCTCTTTGGCATTGCTGAATGCTGCTTGCTCACtgccatggcctatgaccgctacgCTGCCATCTGCCGGCCGCTGCATTATACCACTCTGATGAACCAGGAAGCTTGTGTGAGCATGGCAGGGGCCTCCTACCTCATGGGCATCATTACAGGCACCACTCACTCCCTCTTCATCTTCACTTTGCCCTTCCGTGGTGCCAACACAATCCACCACTTCCTCTGTGACATCCTGCCTGTGCTGAGGCTGGCTAGTGCCAGCACCTTCTGGGGCGAAGTGGGCAATCTTGCCGTCACAGTAGCCTTTATCCTGACCCCCTTCTTACTGATCGTAGCCTCCTATGCCTGCATCCTTGCCACCCTCCTTGGGGTCACAACATCCCAGGGACGTCGAAAAGTCTTCTCTACCTGTTCCTCCCACCTGTTTGTGGTCATACTCTTTTTTGGGACTGGGACTGTTGCATATATGAGGCCTTGGGCAGGCTCCTTTCAGGACACGGACCAGATCCTTGCTCTCTTCTACACAGTTGTCACTCCTGTGTTCAACCCTTTTGTCTACACTCTGAGGAACAAGGAGGTTACAGGGGCAATGAGGCGGCTTGTGAAGAGATACCTTTGGAGCCCTTGATTCCCTTGAGTTATTGAAGATAAGGGCCTGATCCTTGGATGTTTTCAGAGGAGGGAGAAGCTAGGACCCTTGGTCCCCAGGGATCTGGTCTGCTCTGCATTGTGAGTGTGAGGTTCCCTGGCCTGCCCAGTTCGAGGGCCCAAGCCACTGACATGCTTCTCAGAGCT
It encodes the following:
- the LOC131483821 gene encoding olfactory receptor 10P22-like, which produces MPFLLQQEPLPLPGCLLVLHEPLPGSFFQSGLEDTGSGNGTAVTEFVLLGFSGFGPLRGPLFWGVLCIYLVTLLGNSLIILLTLADPALHLPMYFFLRHFSTVEILYTTTVVPRMLADLLASCPTISPASCFTQLYFFALFGIAECCLLTAMAYDRYAAICRPLHYTTLMNQEACVSMAGASYLMGIITGTTHSLFIFTLPFRGANTIHHFLCDILPVLRLASASTFWGEVGNLAVTVAFILTPFLLIVASYACILATLLGVTTSQGRRKVFSTCSSHLFVVILFFGTGTVAYMRPWAGSFQDTDQILALFYTVVTPVFNPFVYTLRNKEVTGAMRRLVKRYLWSP